A genome region from Macaca nemestrina isolate mMacNem1 chromosome 15, mMacNem.hap1, whole genome shotgun sequence includes the following:
- the LOC105470673 gene encoding adenylyltransferase and sulfurtransferase MOCS3, with product MASREEVLALQAEVSQREEELNSLKQKLASALLAEQEPRPERLVPVSPLPPKATLSRDEILRYSRQLVLPELGVHGQLRLATASVLVVGCGGLGCPLAQYLAAAGVGRLGLVDYDVVEMSNLARQVLHGEALAGQAKALSAAASLRRLNSAVECVPYTQALTPATALDLVRRYDVVADCSDNVPTRYLINDACVLAGRPLVSASALRFEGQITVYHYDGGPCYRCIFPQPPPAETVTNCADGGVFGVVTGILGCLQALEVLKIAAGLGPSYSGSLLLFDALRGHFRCIRLRSRRLDCAVCGEWPTVTDLLDYEAFCGSSATDKCRSLQLLSPEERISVTDYKRVLDSGASHLLLDVRPQVEVDICRLPHALHIPLKHLERRDGESLKLLKEAIWEGKQGTQEEAAVPIYVICKLGNDSQKAVKVLQSLAAAQELDSLTVRDVVGGLMAWAAKIDGTFPQY from the coding sequence ATGGCTTCCCGGGAGGAGGTACTCGCGTTACAGGCTGAAGTTTCGCAACGTGAGGAGGAATTGAATTCCCTGAAGCAGAAACTGGCGTCGGCCCTTTTGGCGGAGCAGGAACCGCGGCCAGAACGGCTGGTTCCTGTGTCGCCGCTGCCGCCGAAGGCCACTCTTTCCCGAGATGAGATTCTGCGCTATAGCCGGCAGCTAGTGCTGCCGGAGCTGGGCGTGCACGGACAGCTGCGCCTGGCGACCGCGTCCGTGCTAGTCGTGGGCTGCGGTGGGCTTGGCTGTCCACTGGCGCAGTACTTGGCAGCGGCCGGCGTGGGTCGCCTTGGCCTTGTGGACTATGACGTGGTAGAGATGAGCAACCTCGCCCGCCAAGTGCTGCATGGAGAGGCACTGGCTGGCCAGGCCAAGGCCTTGTCGGCCGCCGCCTCGCTGCGCCGCCTCAATTCGGCAGTGGAATGCGTGCCGTACACTCAGGCCCTTACGCCAGCCACTGCCCTAGACCTGGTCCGCCGATATGATGTGGTGGCCGACTGTTCGGACAACGTGCCCACTCGCTACCTGATTAATGACGCATGTGTGCTGGCGGGTCGGCCCCTCGTGTCTGCCAGTGCCTTGCGCTTCGAGGGCCAAATCACAGTCTACCATTATGACGGTGGGCCTTGCTATCGCTGCATATTCCCCCAACCACCCCCAGCGGAGACAGTGACCAACTGCGCGGACGGCGGGGTGTTTGGTGTCGTAACTGGGATCCTGGGCTGCCTGCAGGCCTTGGAAGTGCTGAAAATCGCTGCGGGTCTGGGCCCCTCTTACAGTGGCAGTCTGTTGCTCTTTGATGCCCTGCGAGGGCATTTCCGCTGTATTCGGCTGCGGAGCCGCAGGCTCGACTGTGCAGTTTGCGGGGAATGGCCCACTGTGACTGATCTGCTGGACTATGAAGCCTTCTGTGGCTCCTCAGCCACTGATAAATGCCGCTCCCTGCAGTTACTGAGCCCGGAGGAGCGTATTTCTGTCACCGACTATAAGCGAGTTCTGGATTCTGGGGCATCCCACCTGTTGCTGGACGTCAGGCCTCAGGTGGAGGTGGACATTTGTCGTTTGCCTCATGCCCTACACATCCCTCTGAAACATTTGGAACGCAGGGATGGGGAGAGCCTGAAACTCTTAAAAGAAGCAATCTGGGAAGGGAAGCAGGGCACACAAGAAGAGGCTGCTGTCCCCATTTATGTGATTTGCAAACTGGGAAATGACTCACAGAAAGCCGTGAAGGTCCTCCAGTCCTTAGCAGCAGCTCAAGAGTTAGACTCTTTAACAGTTCGGGATGTGGTGGGGGGCCTCATGGCCTGGGCTGCCAAAATCGATGGAACATTTCCGCAGTACTAA